In Shouchella patagoniensis, the following are encoded in one genomic region:
- a CDS encoding acetyl-CoA C-acetyltransferase, producing the protein MKEAVIVAGARTPVGKAKRGAFAHVRSDDLGAIAVKETVRRAAIDPTEIEDVIIGCAMPEAEQGMNMARNLSILAGIPQSVPAVTINRYCASGLQTIAYGAERIMLGQSKAIIAGGAESMSMIPIGGHVVKPNPKLIDDAPEYYMSMGYTAEEVARQYGISRSDQDAFSTESHKRAASAIAQGKFSDEIVSVTVNEQVLGEDGKVSLLNREVTMDEGVRKETTIETLAKLKPAFQLKGTVTAGNSSQMSDGAAAVLLMEKEDAIERGMSPLLKFHSFAVAGVAPEVMGIGPIEAIPKAVRQAGLELEDIGLFELNEAFASQALAIIRTLKLDHEKVNVNGGAIALGHPLGCTGSKLTLTLAHEMKRRGEQFGVVTMCIGGGMGAAGVFELV; encoded by the coding sequence GTGAAGGAAGCAGTTATTGTAGCAGGAGCACGAACTCCAGTTGGTAAAGCAAAGCGAGGGGCATTTGCCCATGTTCGCTCGGATGATTTAGGTGCAATCGCCGTGAAAGAAACCGTTCGTCGAGCTGCTATTGACCCAACAGAAATTGAAGATGTCATTATTGGCTGTGCAATGCCAGAAGCAGAGCAAGGTATGAACATGGCTCGCAATTTAAGTATTTTAGCTGGCATTCCACAGTCGGTTCCAGCAGTAACCATCAACCGTTATTGTGCCTCAGGATTACAGACAATTGCTTATGGAGCGGAACGTATTATGCTTGGACAGAGCAAGGCAATTATTGCTGGCGGGGCAGAATCAATGAGTATGATCCCAATAGGTGGTCATGTTGTTAAACCAAATCCTAAACTAATTGATGATGCACCTGAATATTATATGTCAATGGGTTACACAGCAGAAGAAGTTGCCAGACAGTATGGGATTAGCCGATCTGACCAAGATGCATTCTCAACTGAAAGTCATAAAAGAGCAGCATCAGCTATTGCTCAGGGTAAGTTCTCGGACGAAATTGTTTCTGTTACTGTTAATGAACAAGTACTAGGTGAAGACGGGAAGGTAAGTTTGCTAAACCGTGAAGTAACAATGGATGAAGGTGTAAGAAAAGAGACAACAATCGAAACGCTCGCAAAGTTAAAACCTGCTTTTCAGCTAAAAGGAACAGTAACTGCGGGTAATTCTTCACAGATGAGTGATGGTGCAGCAGCAGTTTTGTTAATGGAAAAAGAAGATGCTATTGAACGAGGCATGAGTCCATTATTAAAATTCCATAGTTTTGCTGTAGCAGGTGTGGCACCGGAAGTAATGGGGATTGGACCAATTGAAGCAATTCCTAAAGCAGTCCGACAAGCCGGGCTAGAGCTTGAGGATATCGGATTGTTTGAATTAAACGAAGCCTTTGCTTCACAAGCGCTTGCGATCATTCGCACATTAAAGCTAGATCATGAAAAAGTAAACGTGAATGGTGGAGCAATCGCATTAGGACATCCACTTGGCTGTACAGGATCAAAGTTAACATTAACACTTGCACATGAAATGAAACGGCGTGGTGAACAGTTTGGTGTAGTAACAATGTGCATCGGCGGCGGTATGGGTGCAGCAGGCGTTTTTGAATTGGTTTAA